The genomic region CCGTACTTCTGGCCGAGGGCGGCGACCGCCGTACGCAGGGCCTTGTGCTCTTCGGTTTCGATGACGGGGCTCATGATTGCGGTGCCTCCTGTGCTTCCTGGACTACGGCGAGCAGGGCGCCGAACTCGACCTGTTGGCCGGTGGCGGCGTGGAGCGCGGTGAGCGTGCCGGAGGCGGGAGCGAGGATGCGGTGCTCCATTTTCATGGCCTCCAGCCAGAGCAGGGGCTGCCCGGCGGTGACGGGGCTGCCGGGAGCGAGGCCCTCGGCGAGGCGGACCACGGTGCCGGGCATGGGGGCGAGCAGGGAGCCCGGTTCGGTGCGGTCCTGGGGGTCGGTGAACCGGGGGACGACGGTGAGGGTGTGGGATCCGCAGAGCGTCGAGTCGACGTAGACCTCACCCTTGTTCGAATTTTGTTTCACGTGGAACACGCGGCGGATTCCCTCGACTTCGAGGGTGACGAGGGTGGGACTCGCGGCCAGGACCCGAACTCCCGGGTGGTCCACGGGGTGGTAGCGGACTGTGTACTCGGTGGCCGCGGTGCCGGCCGCCGTGTAGCGGCGCGTCTGGGGCTGGGAGCGGACGTTGCGCCAGCCGCCGAGGCGGGCGGCGAGTGGAGCGTCGGGGGCCGGGGCGGCCTGGGCGAGCGCCGCGGCCAGGGCGGACAGGGTGGCGTCCGGGGCCTCCTCGGTGAGGGCTGTGAGGTGGCGTTCGTAGAAACCGGTGTCGAGCTGTCCGGCGGTGAACTCCGGGTGGCGCAGCGAGCGTACGAGGAGCTCGCGGTTGGTGGTGAGCCCGTGGATGCGGGCTCCGGCGAGTGCGTGGGCGAGGGCGCGTACGGCCTCGGCACGGGTGGGGGCGTGGGCGACGACCTTGGCGAGCATGGGGTCGTAGTGGATGCCGACGGTGTCCCCGTCGGTGAAGCCGGTGTCCACGCGGACCTCACCGGGGACGGCGAGGGTATGCAGCACTCCGGTCTGGGGGCGCCAGTCCTGGGCCGGGTCCTCGGCGTAGAGGCGGGCCTCCACGGCGTGGCCGGTGGGCGGTGGCGGGGTCAGGGGCAGGGCCGCGCCCTCGGCGACGCGCAGCTGGAGGGCGACGAGGTCGAGACCGAAGACGGCTTCGGTGACGGGGTGTTCGACCTGGAGCCGGGTGTTCATCTCCAGGAAGTACGGGCGCCCGTCGGCGGTGACGAGGAACTCGACGGTGCCCGCGCCCCGGTAGGAGACGGCGCGGGCGGCGGCGACGGCGGCCTCGTGCAGGCTCTCGCGCAGGCGGTCCGGCAGGCCCGGCGCCGGGGCCTCTTCGATGACCTTCTGGTGGCGCCGCTGGAGGGAGCAGTCGCGGGTGCCCAGCGCCCAGACGGTGCCGTGGGCGTCGGCGAGGATCTGCACCTCGACGTGGCGGCCGCGCTCCACGTAGGGCTCGGCGAAGACCTCGCCGTCGCCGAAGGCGGAGCGGGCCTCGGCGGAGGCGGCTTCCAGTTCCTCCTTGAGGGCGTCGAGATCGCGGACGACGCGCATCCCGCGGCCGCCGCCCCCGGCCGCGGCCTTCAGGAGGAGGGGCAGGTCGGCGGTGGTGGCGGTGGCCGGGTCGACGGGGTCGAGGAGCGGGACCCCGGCGGCGCGCATCAGCTCCTTCGCACGGGTCTTGGAGGCCATGGCCTCGATGGCCTCGGGCGGCGGGCCGATCCAGGTCAGCCCGGCGGCCTGGACCTCGCGGGCGAAGCGGGCGTTCTCGGAGAGGAAGCCGTAGCCGGGGTGGACGGCGTCGGCCCCGGCGGCGAGGGCCGCCTTGATGATCAGGTCGCCGCGCAGGTAGGTGTCGGCGGGGGCCGCGCCGGGGAGGCGTACGGCCGCGTCGGCGGTGCGGACGTGGAGGGCGTCGGCGTCCGGGTCGGAGTGGACGGCCACGGTGGCCAGGCCCAGGGCCTGGGCGGTGCGGAAGACGCGGACGGCGATCTCGCCGCGGTTGGCCACCAGTACGGCCGAAAGGGGGGTGCTGGGCAGGGTCATGTGAGGGCTCACATCCGGAAGACGCCGAAGCCGCCGCGGGCGCCCTCGACGGGGGCGTTGTGGACGGCCGACAAGCACAGGCCGAGGACGGTGCGGGTGTCACGCGGGTCGATGACCCCGTCGTCGTACAGCCGTCCGGACAGGAACATCGGCAGGGACTCGGACTCGATCTGCGCCTCGACGAAGGCGCGCATCCCGGCGTCCGCCTCCTCGTCGTACGGCTGCCCCTTCGCGGCGGCGGACTGCCTCGACACGATGGACAGCACCCCCGCGAGCTGCTGCGGGCCCATGACGGCGGACTTGGCGCTGGGCCAGGCGAAGAGGAAGCGGGGCTCGTAGGCGCGCCCGCACATGCCGTAGTGGCCGGCGCCGTAGCTCGCGCCGATCAGGACGGAGAGGTGGGGGACGCGCGAGTTGGACACCGCGTTGATCATCATCGAGCCGTGCTTGATGATGCCGCCCTGCTCGTACTCCTTGCCGACCATGTAGCCGGTGGTGTTGTGGAGGAAGAGCAGGGGGATGTCGCGCTGGTTGGCGAGCTGGATGAACTGGGCGGCCTTCTGCGACTCGGCGCTGAACAGCACGCCCTGGGCGTTGGCGAGGATGCCGACCGGGTAGCCGTGGAGGGTGGCCCAGCCGGTGACGAGGCTGGTGCCGTAGAGGGGCTTGAACTCGTCGAAGTCGGAGGCGTCGACGATGCGGGCGATGACCTCACGGGGGTCGAAGGGCGTCTTGAGGTCGGGCGGGACGATCCCGAGGAGCTCCTCGGGGTCGTAGAGGGGCTCGTCGGCCTTCGGCGGGTCCGCGTGCGGCTTGCGGTGGTTCAGGCGGGCGACGACGCGGCGGGCCTGGCGGATC from Streptomyces sp. NBC_00190 harbors:
- a CDS encoding acetyl/propionyl/methylcrotonyl-CoA carboxylase subunit alpha — encoded protein: MTLPSTPLSAVLVANRGEIAVRVFRTAQALGLATVAVHSDPDADALHVRTADAAVRLPGAAPADTYLRGDLIIKAALAAGADAVHPGYGFLSENARFAREVQAAGLTWIGPPPEAIEAMASKTRAKELMRAAGVPLLDPVDPATATTADLPLLLKAAAGGGGRGMRVVRDLDALKEELEAASAEARSAFGDGEVFAEPYVERGRHVEVQILADAHGTVWALGTRDCSLQRRHQKVIEEAPAPGLPDRLRESLHEAAVAAARAVSYRGAGTVEFLVTADGRPYFLEMNTRLQVEHPVTEAVFGLDLVALQLRVAEGAALPLTPPPPTGHAVEARLYAEDPAQDWRPQTGVLHTLAVPGEVRVDTGFTDGDTVGIHYDPMLAKVVAHAPTRAEAVRALAHALAGARIHGLTTNRELLVRSLRHPEFTAGQLDTGFYERHLTALTEEAPDATLSALAAALAQAAPAPDAPLAARLGGWRNVRSQPQTRRYTAAGTAATEYTVRYHPVDHPGVRVLAASPTLVTLEVEGIRRVFHVKQNSNKGEVYVDSTLCGSHTLTVVPRFTDPQDRTEPGSLLAPMPGTVVRLAEGLAPGSPVTAGQPLLWLEAMKMEHRILAPASGTLTALHAATGQQVEFGALLAVVQEAQEAPQS
- a CDS encoding acyl-CoA carboxylase subunit beta; amino-acid sequence: MTRLGTTVDPHAPEHAQARTAALERLAALDAEHAKALAGGGEKYTARHKTRGKLLARERVELLLDPDTPFLELSPLAAWGSDYPVGASMVTGIGTVEGVECLVTANDPTVRGGASNPWTLKKALRANEIARQNRLPCISLVESGGADLPSQKEIFIPGGAIFRDLTRLSAEGIPTVAVVFGNSTAGGAYIPGMSDHTIMIKDRSKVFLGGPPLVKMATGEESDDESLGGADMHARTSGLADYYALDEHDAIRQARRVVARLNHRKPHADPPKADEPLYDPEELLGIVPPDLKTPFDPREVIARIVDASDFDEFKPLYGTSLVTGWATLHGYPVGILANAQGVLFSAESQKAAQFIQLANQRDIPLLFLHNTTGYMVGKEYEQGGIIKHGSMMINAVSNSRVPHLSVLIGASYGAGHYGMCGRAYEPRFLFAWPSAKSAVMGPQQLAGVLSIVSRQSAAAKGQPYDEEADAGMRAFVEAQIESESLPMFLSGRLYDDGVIDPRDTRTVLGLCLSAVHNAPVEGARGGFGVFRM